One Bdellovibrio bacteriovorus str. Tiberius DNA segment encodes these proteins:
- a CDS encoding GlsB/YeaQ/YmgE family stress response membrane protein gives MIVAIILGLLVGAIAKILMPGRDPGGWIITCMLGIAGSFVAHFIGTRAGYYAPYEPAGFIASVFGSMLILFVYRLLVGKTSHS, from the coding sequence ATGATTGTCGCCATCATTCTGGGACTGCTGGTGGGAGCCATTGCCAAAATACTTATGCCCGGACGAGACCCCGGAGGCTGGATCATCACCTGCATGCTGGGTATCGCCGGATCTTTTGTCGCGCACTTTATCGGAACCCGTGCGGGATATTATGCACCCTATGAGCCAGCCGGCTTTATCGCCTCGGTCTTTGGCTCAATGCTGATTTTGTTTGTGTATCGACTGCTGGTTGGGAAAACCAGCCACTCATGA
- a CDS encoding Hpt domain-containing protein, with amino-acid sequence MAAMIVPVESKVKYLRRRDAELESLLGMIVGAELFELGKKVGHQVKGNAATFEFNDLTDLGKRLEAACLAEDGQAVQSAAQELKQKVTALLEQYS; translated from the coding sequence ATGGCAGCGATGATTGTGCCTGTGGAATCAAAAGTGAAATACCTGCGCCGTCGTGATGCTGAGCTCGAATCCCTGTTGGGGATGATTGTGGGTGCGGAGTTGTTTGAGCTGGGAAAAAAAGTGGGGCATCAGGTCAAAGGCAATGCCGCGACTTTCGAGTTCAATGATCTCACCGACCTTGGCAAGAGGCTTGAGGCCGCTTGCCTTGCGGAAGATGGTCAGGCGGTGCAGTCTGCGGCGCAAGAGCTAAAGCAGAAGGTGACCGCCCTGTTGGAGCAGTATTCATGA
- a CDS encoding CHASE domain-containing protein, translated as MKRLKRLFVLSHEWNVFLVLLIIISVSVLSWWMVKVHLEKEWNARLESEIGSVQAVINREFFGYGQSLMDTRAFFQLAGIPTAKEYQDYVDSSQVLRRFPGLQGIGFAQKVEKDGVPGLERAMRDQGFVDFKFWPEGERPLYTSITLIQPQDWRNKKALGFDMYSDLTRQSAMDKALLGNLMAVSDPVVLVQDDQEEFQKGFLIYLPVTKTIDVSGEVEPKNMLLGFAYSVVRINRFFNGAFGVPQFYDEKVNYKITIYDQKMGRTIPIYERFPSKSEDKVVSDISVSREIKVFDKTWTIHFEPLPHFFNWYERYVPILFAFVTLVMLSVIFLALWSTQQFLKFSERHKASLSQLSKNKSEDIAMFRKLNTVQADLSSAIEGSSLFEKFCTHMESVFGVEDCAVFVREQKGPYEKRFQKNLNVFPDILDVPREFDVHLGEGILATQGAVEAMQKALAMIPPDVRKTLDQSPYYLIRTAMHESGKETSVLIVLKGPKSLLDSEMKSYAVQRVVGKFTMSYDKAILLRRAEDANFMKSSFLANMSHEIRTPLGVIVGYSEILADDDLEPGDKEQIVKSIKRNGKELARLIDDILDISKVEAGKLHFEMAQVNLENLIQEIKSIMEVRASDKKIQFSTAKLSNVPSMVVTDDVRLKQILVNVVGNAIKFTEKGGVKLLYKTYASDHGEQFLEFQVQDSGVGISEKGREMLFKPFSQADVSTTRKYGGTGLGLALSKRLAELLGGELFLQESSIGKGSTFCLRIPLKDLEKRAFNVRPEKNVVKVESALDDGPKREIDWGALDLKNLLAGSRILLVEDSEDNQEIFEHFLRSAGADVMIADDGEKAVDQAFRYNPDLILMDIQIPKFDGREATKRIRQKGFTRNVIALTAHALHEELQSCLEAGCNGQITKPVSGELLVQEVYFYLNHKV; from the coding sequence GTGAAAAGACTAAAGCGGCTGTTCGTTCTGTCACATGAATGGAATGTCTTTCTTGTTCTGTTGATTATCATTTCCGTCAGCGTACTGAGCTGGTGGATGGTTAAGGTGCATCTTGAAAAAGAATGGAATGCACGTCTTGAATCAGAAATAGGAAGTGTTCAGGCGGTGATCAACCGCGAGTTCTTCGGCTATGGTCAGTCGTTGATGGACACACGCGCCTTTTTCCAGTTGGCAGGAATTCCCACAGCGAAAGAATATCAGGACTATGTGGATTCTTCCCAGGTGCTTCGACGTTTCCCGGGGTTGCAGGGTATTGGCTTTGCGCAAAAAGTTGAAAAAGACGGTGTGCCCGGTTTAGAGCGCGCCATGCGCGATCAGGGCTTTGTCGATTTTAAATTCTGGCCCGAAGGGGAGCGTCCTTTATACACTTCAATTACTTTGATTCAGCCCCAGGATTGGCGAAACAAAAAAGCCCTGGGCTTTGATATGTACTCGGATCTGACTCGGCAGTCGGCGATGGATAAAGCGCTGTTGGGAAATCTGATGGCGGTGTCTGATCCGGTGGTCCTGGTGCAGGATGATCAGGAGGAATTCCAAAAAGGTTTCCTGATTTATCTGCCAGTGACCAAGACGATTGACGTGTCGGGTGAAGTGGAGCCCAAGAACATGCTTCTGGGGTTTGCGTACTCGGTGGTGCGTATCAACCGTTTCTTTAACGGCGCCTTCGGGGTGCCGCAGTTCTATGATGAAAAGGTCAATTATAAGATCACCATCTATGATCAGAAGATGGGTCGCACCATTCCGATCTATGAACGCTTCCCGTCCAAGTCTGAAGACAAGGTCGTTTCTGATATCTCGGTCAGCCGTGAAATCAAAGTCTTTGATAAAACCTGGACAATTCACTTTGAGCCTTTGCCGCATTTCTTTAACTGGTACGAACGCTATGTCCCGATTCTTTTTGCGTTTGTGACACTGGTGATGTTGTCGGTGATTTTCCTGGCATTGTGGTCCACACAGCAGTTCCTGAAGTTCAGTGAACGCCATAAAGCCTCTTTGTCCCAGCTTTCCAAGAATAAATCCGAGGATATCGCCATGTTCCGCAAGCTGAACACGGTACAAGCGGATTTGTCTTCGGCCATTGAAGGCAGTTCTTTGTTTGAAAAGTTCTGCACACACATGGAAAGCGTATTTGGTGTCGAGGATTGCGCTGTCTTTGTCCGTGAGCAAAAAGGCCCTTATGAAAAGCGCTTCCAGAAAAATCTGAACGTCTTCCCGGATATTCTGGACGTGCCACGTGAATTTGATGTCCATCTGGGCGAAGGGATCCTGGCCACTCAAGGCGCGGTCGAGGCCATGCAAAAAGCCCTGGCCATGATACCACCCGACGTGCGTAAAACTCTGGATCAGTCGCCTTACTACCTGATCCGCACGGCCATGCATGAATCCGGCAAGGAAACCTCGGTGCTGATCGTGTTGAAGGGCCCCAAAAGCCTGCTGGATTCCGAGATGAAGTCCTATGCGGTTCAGCGTGTGGTGGGGAAATTCACCATGTCCTATGATAAGGCCATTTTGCTTCGTCGTGCGGAAGATGCGAACTTTATGAAAAGTTCGTTCCTGGCCAACATGAGCCACGAGATCCGCACACCGTTGGGAGTAATCGTAGGGTATTCAGAGATTCTGGCAGATGACGATCTGGAGCCCGGCGACAAAGAGCAAATTGTCAAAAGCATTAAACGCAACGGTAAAGAGCTGGCGCGTTTGATTGATGATATTCTGGATATCTCCAAGGTGGAAGCCGGCAAGCTGCACTTTGAAATGGCTCAGGTGAATCTTGAAAACCTGATTCAGGAAATCAAATCCATCATGGAAGTGCGCGCTTCCGACAAGAAAATCCAGTTCAGCACGGCGAAGCTCAGCAATGTGCCGTCGATGGTGGTGACTGATGATGTGCGCCTGAAACAGATTCTGGTGAATGTTGTGGGTAATGCCATCAAGTTCACGGAAAAAGGCGGCGTGAAGCTGCTGTATAAAACCTACGCCAGTGATCATGGCGAACAGTTCCTGGAATTCCAGGTGCAGGATAGCGGTGTCGGTATCAGTGAAAAAGGCCGTGAAATGCTGTTTAAGCCGTTTTCTCAAGCCGATGTTTCCACGACCCGCAAGTATGGTGGCACCGGCCTGGGGCTGGCACTTTCCAAGCGTCTGGCTGAACTTCTGGGCGGGGAGCTTTTCCTGCAGGAATCCTCTATCGGCAAAGGTTCCACCTTCTGTCTGCGCATTCCGCTGAAGGATCTTGAAAAACGCGCTTTCAATGTGCGCCCTGAAAAAAATGTGGTGAAGGTGGAAAGTGCTCTGGATGACGGTCCCAAGCGCGAGATCGACTGGGGTGCTTTGGATCTGAAAAATCTGCTGGCAGGATCAAGAATCCTGCTGGTCGAGGATTCTGAAGACAATCAGGAAATATTTGAACACTTCCTGCGCAGTGCCGGGGCGGATGTGATGATTGCGGATGATGGTGAAAAGGCTGTGGACCAGGCTTTCCGGTACAATCCGGATTTGATTTTGATGGATATCCAGATTCCCAAATTCGATGGTCGCGAGGCCACCAAGCGCATTCGTCAAAAGGGCTTCACTCGCAACGTGATTGCCCTGACGGCCCACGCTCTGCATGAAGAACTGCAAAGTTGCCTGGAAGCAGGCTGCAATGGTCAGATCACCAAGCCGGTGTCCGGAGAGCTGCTGGTGCAGGAAGTTTACTTCTATCTGAATCACAAGGTTTGA
- a CDS encoding PilZ domain-containing protein: MMNTQIFITGTNRIPAQLKNEKTFDCTLIDNPYSLRPVLQNNDVEKIIVVFLPFLEVRHFDLYSYLQKTTRNVKTFFVVNELSSSMKIRLKSRNDFVVLWKTEEANLLKDIQAHLNGRQLELRQDKRETQESRAMVSPSMLPSGMENRGFQPIMGGAFENISLNGSCLKIKAPFYTKKDFVNLTYQNKEGEYVSVEGQVRWSRWNEIEQAQELGVQFLTQA, encoded by the coding sequence ATGATGAACACACAAATCTTTATCACCGGGACCAACCGTATTCCTGCGCAACTGAAAAACGAAAAGACTTTCGATTGCACACTGATCGACAATCCCTATTCGCTGCGCCCGGTTCTGCAAAACAACGACGTCGAAAAAATTATCGTCGTCTTCCTGCCTTTTCTGGAAGTGCGGCACTTTGACCTGTACAGCTATCTGCAAAAAACCACCCGCAATGTGAAGACCTTCTTCGTGGTGAACGAGCTTTCAAGCTCGATGAAAATCCGCCTGAAATCCCGCAATGACTTCGTGGTGCTGTGGAAGACCGAAGAGGCCAACTTGCTGAAAGACATCCAGGCCCACCTGAATGGCCGTCAGCTGGAGCTTCGTCAGGACAAGCGCGAAACGCAGGAAAGCCGCGCCATGGTCAGTCCGTCTATGCTGCCCTCGGGAATGGAAAACCGCGGCTTTCAACCCATCATGGGAGGTGCCTTTGAGAACATTTCACTTAACGGCTCTTGCCTTAAGATTAAGGCTCCATTCTATACGAAGAAAGACTTTGTCAATCTCACCTACCAGAACAAAGAAGGTGAATATGTCAGCGTCGAAGGACAAGTCCGCTGGTCACGCTGGAACGAGATTGAGCAGGCTCAGGAACTGGGCGTTCAGTTTCTTACCCAAGCCTGA
- a CDS encoding nitroreductase family protein, with the protein MSDNIFSKAPDVMYSEPAVACDFGEFTKVVESRRSVRHYTNEPIPDAVVEECLRLGLLAPNSSNLQPWEFYWIKSPDKLQRMKEFCLNQPAARTAPTLIACVARPDQWQRGQKINQAYFSNRHDTPKSVHAYYNKLVPFVYGNGPLHILAPFKSLAVFFLGMFRVMPRGPFGRSGNLLWATKTTALACENLMLAFRAAGYDSCPMEGFDEVRVKKLLDLPSGAAITMIISAGKRSEKGIYAERIRGSQDLFIKKV; encoded by the coding sequence ATGTCCGACAATATTTTCAGCAAAGCTCCTGACGTTATGTATTCTGAACCTGCAGTTGCATGCGACTTTGGCGAATTCACCAAAGTTGTCGAAAGCCGTCGTTCTGTCCGCCACTATACCAATGAACCGATTCCGGATGCTGTCGTCGAAGAATGCCTGCGTTTGGGATTGCTGGCACCGAATTCCTCCAACCTTCAGCCGTGGGAATTTTACTGGATAAAAAGCCCGGACAAGCTTCAGCGTATGAAAGAATTCTGTCTGAATCAGCCGGCAGCGCGAACCGCGCCGACGCTGATTGCCTGCGTGGCCCGTCCCGATCAATGGCAGCGGGGTCAGAAGATCAATCAGGCTTATTTTTCCAACCGCCATGACACCCCGAAAAGTGTTCATGCCTATTACAACAAACTTGTGCCGTTCGTGTATGGCAATGGTCCCTTGCATATTCTGGCACCGTTTAAAAGCCTGGCTGTGTTTTTCCTGGGAATGTTCCGGGTGATGCCACGCGGGCCTTTTGGTCGCAGCGGAAATTTGCTATGGGCCACCAAAACCACCGCCCTGGCCTGTGAAAACCTGATGCTGGCTTTTCGTGCTGCCGGTTATGACAGCTGTCCGATGGAGGGCTTTGACGAAGTTCGCGTGAAAAAGCTGCTGGATCTGCCCTCCGGGGCCGCCATCACAATGATTATCAGCGCCGGCAAAAGATCTGAAAAAGGCATCTATGCTGAACGCATTCGTGGCAGCCAGGATTTATTTATCAAGAAAGTGTAG
- a CDS encoding AI-2E family transporter, which translates to MLNSFKDKPQAVHWVLFALLLTAFLFINIPFLMPLLLAGVFAMGLNDWIEKLSRKGRLGRKSWSIIFMLVGMGLFLIPLSLAIYRIVVYASQPKNIETDQILTQAHNLKNYALNLLQKLSDFTGTDLAGPAKEVMENVLHKIGSSALEYSTQFLGQLPAILLLIFVFLISMTVMLIKAPGIKKFTLKYSPLREETTEKLILITKKSCWITLFSTLVIGLIQASLIGAGSLIFGEGDFWLVLTITFFVSFIPVIGAAPVGYLLCVLAFIGDRTGAAVGLFIVATIAGSIDNIIKPFIIGGEQDISAVIGFTCVVGAIIMMGLPGLLIGPVIMNLFVGISPLLLKENGNVK; encoded by the coding sequence ATGCTGAATTCTTTCAAAGACAAACCGCAAGCTGTGCACTGGGTTTTATTTGCGCTGTTACTGACGGCCTTTTTATTTATCAATATTCCCTTCCTGATGCCTCTGCTTCTTGCCGGTGTCTTTGCCATGGGTCTGAATGACTGGATTGAAAAGCTTAGCAGGAAAGGCCGTCTGGGGCGCAAATCCTGGTCCATTATCTTTATGCTGGTGGGAATGGGACTGTTCCTGATCCCGTTGTCTTTGGCCATCTATCGCATCGTCGTTTACGCCAGCCAGCCGAAAAATATTGAAACCGACCAGATCCTGACTCAGGCACACAATCTGAAAAATTACGCTCTGAATCTGCTGCAAAAGCTTTCAGATTTCACCGGAACTGATCTGGCCGGTCCGGCCAAAGAGGTGATGGAAAATGTGCTGCATAAAATCGGCAGCAGCGCTTTGGAGTATTCCACGCAGTTCCTGGGTCAGCTTCCGGCGATTTTACTTTTGATTTTTGTCTTTTTGATATCCATGACCGTGATGCTGATCAAAGCACCGGGCATCAAAAAATTCACCCTGAAGTATTCCCCGCTTCGCGAGGAAACGACGGAAAAACTGATCCTGATCACGAAAAAAAGCTGCTGGATCACTCTGTTTTCCACGCTGGTCATCGGCTTGATTCAAGCAAGTCTGATCGGTGCCGGCAGTTTGATCTTTGGCGAAGGTGATTTCTGGCTGGTACTGACCATCACCTTCTTTGTGTCTTTTATCCCGGTGATTGGCGCGGCCCCTGTGGGTTACCTGCTGTGTGTGCTGGCCTTTATTGGCGACCGCACCGGCGCAGCCGTTGGCCTGTTCATCGTGGCAACAATCGCGGGAAGTATCGACAATATCATCAAGCCGTTTATTATCGGCGGTGAGCAGGATATTTCTGCCGTGATTGGCTTCACCTGTGTGGTCGGCGCGATCATCATGATGGGGCTGCCGGGCCTTCTTATCGGACCGGTGATCATGAACCTGTTTGTGGGAATCTCGCCCCTGCTTTTGAAAGAAAACGGCAACGTAAAATAA
- a CDS encoding fumarate hydratase codes for MSFKYFPLYEKQKDTTQYKKISSDHVRVEKVGEREVLIVEPEALELLAQEALSDVSHLLRPKHLEKLEKILQDPEASPNDRFVAVDLLRNAVIAAQMEFPSCQDTGTAIVVGKKGERVFTGADDKEFLSKGIFNTYQKRNLRFSQMAPISFFEEKNTGSNLPAQIDIYSEQGEEYNFLFLAKGGGSANKSYLYQKTKAVLNPEGFEKFVRETLNSLGTAACPPYHLAFCVGGTSAEETLKIVKYASAGYLDGLPTTGSEGGRAYRDLEMEKQVEQWARETGIGAQFGGKYFVHDVRVIRLPRHGASCPIGVGVSCSADRNIKGKITRDGIFLEQLELHPEQYLPNHLQDAGAEAIEIDLNKPMAETLKVLSQQKVATRVMLNGPMIVARDIAHAKLKEKVDRGEGVPQYFKDYAVYYAGPAKTPKGYASGSFGPTTSERMDPYVGTFQALGGSMIMLGKGNRSPQVTEACKQYGGFYLGSIGGPAARLGKECITKVEVLDFPELGMESVWKIEVKDFPAFIIVDDKGNDFFKSVIKRL; via the coding sequence ATGTCATTTAAATACTTCCCCCTCTACGAAAAGCAAAAAGATACTACCCAATATAAAAAAATCTCTTCCGATCACGTGCGCGTGGAAAAAGTCGGCGAGCGCGAGGTTCTGATTGTAGAACCTGAGGCCCTCGAATTGCTTGCGCAAGAGGCATTGAGCGATGTGTCGCATCTGTTGCGCCCAAAACACCTTGAAAAGCTTGAAAAAATTCTGCAGGACCCAGAAGCATCCCCCAATGATCGCTTTGTGGCGGTGGATTTGCTGCGCAATGCGGTGATCGCAGCGCAAATGGAGTTCCCATCCTGTCAGGATACGGGAACAGCGATTGTAGTCGGCAAAAAAGGGGAGCGCGTCTTCACCGGTGCTGACGACAAGGAATTCCTGTCCAAAGGGATTTTCAACACTTACCAAAAACGCAATCTGCGTTTTTCTCAGATGGCGCCGATTTCTTTCTTTGAAGAAAAAAACACCGGCAGCAATCTGCCAGCGCAGATCGACATTTATTCCGAGCAGGGTGAGGAATACAATTTCCTGTTCCTGGCCAAAGGTGGCGGCAGTGCGAATAAATCCTATCTGTATCAGAAAACCAAAGCGGTTTTGAATCCGGAGGGTTTTGAAAAGTTCGTGCGCGAAACGCTGAACTCTTTGGGGACGGCGGCATGTCCACCGTATCACCTGGCGTTCTGCGTGGGTGGGACGTCTGCGGAAGAAACTCTGAAGATCGTGAAATACGCGTCTGCGGGTTATCTGGATGGTTTGCCAACGACAGGCAGCGAAGGCGGTCGTGCCTATCGTGATCTGGAAATGGAAAAACAAGTCGAGCAGTGGGCCCGTGAAACCGGCATCGGCGCTCAGTTCGGTGGCAAGTACTTCGTGCACGATGTGCGCGTGATTCGTCTGCCTCGTCACGGGGCAAGTTGCCCGATCGGCGTGGGTGTCAGCTGTTCTGCGGACCGCAATATCAAAGGCAAAATCACCCGTGATGGTATTTTCCTTGAGCAGCTGGAGCTTCACCCGGAACAGTACCTGCCAAATCACCTGCAGGATGCTGGTGCTGAAGCGATTGAAATTGATCTGAACAAACCCATGGCAGAAACGCTGAAAGTTCTTTCCCAGCAAAAAGTGGCAACCCGTGTGATGCTTAACGGTCCGATGATCGTGGCTCGTGACATCGCCCATGCGAAGCTGAAAGAAAAAGTGGATCGCGGCGAAGGTGTGCCTCAGTACTTCAAGGATTATGCGGTTTATTACGCGGGTCCTGCAAAGACACCAAAAGGTTACGCTTCCGGATCCTTTGGTCCGACGACCAGTGAGCGCATGGACCCTTATGTGGGCACCTTCCAGGCGCTGGGCGGTTCGATGATCATGCTGGGTAAGGGAAACCGCAGCCCTCAGGTTACAGAAGCCTGCAAACAGTACGGTGGCTTCTATCTGGGGTCGATCGGCGGCCCGGCGGCTCGTTTGGGTAAAGAATGCATCACGAAAGTGGAAGTGCTGGATTTCCCAGAGCTGGGCATGGAGTCTGTGTGGAAGATCGAAGTGAAAGACTTCCCGGCCTTTATCATCGTCGATGACAAAGGAAATGACTTCTTCAAGTCCGTGATCAAAAGACTTTAA
- a CDS encoding MFS transporter gives MALLLVSACLFAVIFLYFKNNPLGHSRKFMIRRFVNWFPLGMTYAFLYMARYNLNVSKNALGDLMTKEQFGIIFAAGTITYGFSFLLNGPIVDKIGGKKGIIIAALGSSIMNLLMAGATYLFLMGTLKTNMVVAYSVLFALNMFFQSYGAVSIIKVKAYWFHVRERGVFGAIFGTLISFGVYFAFDWGQAIVEASKLQLGHEPTAFQSFIRHIFAIDTGVTNATWLVFAIPAFLLLVWALIDFVLLKDSPAEANFGDFDTADASSDYDDSNVKITIGFMLKKIFTNPVMITIALVDFTSGVLRNGIMQWYLVFAHEMKDKDAVFFEGSQFFIKNWGLLLCMTGIFGGFMAGIVSDRFFQSRRGPPAAINNFIMIILLIIMAFSLFSNPTVLGLAAIMITLTVIGVHSLMSGTAAADFGGKKMTATASGIVDGCVYLGSGIQSLAIGYLSHKSWAYWPLFLIPFAVMGLLLSLRMWNELPKATKKYIEEIEKAEEKAQKLGTTTVGSSDPTPTT, from the coding sequence ATGGCTTTACTACTCGTCAGCGCCTGTCTGTTCGCGGTTATTTTCTTGTACTTCAAGAACAACCCGCTGGGACATTCACGCAAGTTCATGATTCGTCGTTTCGTAAACTGGTTCCCTCTGGGTATGACTTATGCCTTCTTGTACATGGCACGTTACAACCTGAATGTTTCCAAGAACGCCCTGGGCGACCTGATGACCAAAGAACAATTTGGTATCATCTTCGCAGCCGGCACAATCACCTACGGTTTCTCTTTCCTTCTGAATGGTCCGATCGTTGATAAAATCGGCGGTAAAAAAGGTATCATCATTGCGGCTCTGGGTTCATCCATCATGAATCTTTTGATGGCAGGTGCGACTTATCTGTTCCTGATGGGCACTTTGAAAACAAACATGGTTGTGGCGTACTCTGTCTTGTTCGCGCTGAACATGTTCTTCCAGTCCTACGGTGCGGTTTCCATCATCAAAGTAAAAGCTTACTGGTTCCACGTGCGTGAACGCGGTGTCTTCGGTGCGATCTTCGGCACTTTGATTTCCTTCGGGGTTTACTTCGCATTCGACTGGGGTCAGGCGATCGTTGAAGCTTCCAAGCTGCAACTGGGTCACGAACCAACAGCCTTCCAAAGCTTTATCCGTCACATCTTCGCTATCGACACCGGCGTGACGAATGCCACATGGCTGGTGTTTGCAATCCCAGCCTTCCTGTTGTTGGTTTGGGCATTGATCGACTTCGTTCTTTTGAAAGACTCTCCGGCTGAAGCCAATTTCGGTGACTTCGATACTGCGGACGCTTCCTCTGACTACGATGATTCCAACGTTAAAATCACTATCGGCTTCATGCTGAAAAAGATCTTCACAAACCCTGTGATGATCACAATCGCCCTGGTGGATTTCACTTCCGGCGTTCTGCGTAACGGTATCATGCAATGGTATCTGGTCTTCGCTCACGAGATGAAAGACAAAGACGCTGTGTTCTTTGAAGGCTCTCAGTTCTTCATCAAAAACTGGGGTCTGTTGCTTTGTATGACTGGTATCTTCGGTGGTTTCATGGCGGGTATCGTGTCTGACCGCTTCTTCCAGTCCCGTCGCGGTCCTCCAGCGGCGATCAATAACTTCATCATGATCATCCTTTTGATCATCATGGCGTTCAGCCTGTTCTCAAATCCAACCGTATTGGGTCTGGCAGCAATCATGATCACCCTGACAGTTATCGGCGTTCACTCTTTGATGTCCGGTACAGCAGCTGCTGACTTCGGCGGTAAGAAAATGACTGCCACCGCGTCTGGCATCGTGGATGGTTGCGTGTACCTGGGCTCTGGTATCCAGTCCCTGGCGATCGGTTACCTGTCTCACAAGAGCTGGGCTTACTGGCCGCTGTTCCTGATCCCGTTTGCGGTGATGGGGCTTCTTCTTTCCCTGCGCATGTGGAATGAACTTCCAAAAGCGACCAAAAAGTACATCGAAGAAATCGAAAAGGCGGAAGAAAAAGCTCAGAAACTGGGCACCACAACGGTGGGCAGTTCCGACCCGACTCCGACCACATAG
- a CDS encoding universal stress protein codes for MRIIWALDAFEDNKELNQRMADYLTHLHQTLQAEIEPLYLLRENEIVLPTYEVPAWVTDHSKTAESLFKEVLSDYNLPFLLEPKVIPHASQSHAGAAETLSHYALRTGTNLIVVGSHGREGFQRFILGSFAESLLLQSEVPVCVVGAHTTKTRSPKNILFPTEFGEHSKDNFRHVLELAKNLKSGVTLLHAIARPIESLFDLDTRPRIYNFKGQMLTLDQIIEHTIEEQSHRAQYWVDWAHKEGVEAQFIIDNSFRGVDELVMEAIDSTEADLVVMEAQSGPMSAAILGSYTRNVVRKAHCPVYVLTRHFYDKKEDRFIEPSP; via the coding sequence ATGAGAATCATCTGGGCTTTGGATGCTTTTGAAGACAACAAAGAACTCAACCAGCGCATGGCGGACTATCTGACCCACCTGCACCAGACACTGCAGGCGGAAATTGAACCCCTGTACCTTTTGCGCGAAAACGAAATCGTACTGCCAACCTATGAGGTCCCGGCCTGGGTCACAGATCACTCCAAAACCGCCGAATCGCTCTTTAAAGAGGTTCTGAGCGACTATAACCTTCCTTTCCTGCTAGAACCAAAGGTCATCCCCCACGCCTCACAGTCGCACGCTGGGGCCGCAGAAACCCTGTCCCACTATGCCCTGCGCACCGGAACCAACCTGATCGTCGTCGGCAGCCATGGCCGCGAAGGGTTTCAGCGCTTTATCCTGGGAAGTTTCGCCGAAAGCCTGCTTCTGCAAAGCGAAGTCCCGGTCTGCGTGGTGGGAGCCCACACCACCAAAACCCGCTCGCCGAAAAACATCCTGTTCCCGACCGAGTTTGGAGAACATTCCAAGGACAACTTCCGCCACGTTTTGGAGTTGGCAAAAAACCTGAAGTCCGGCGTGACCCTGCTGCATGCGATTGCTCGTCCGATCGAAAGCCTTTTTGATCTGGACACCCGCCCGCGCATTTATAACTTCAAAGGACAGATGCTGACGCTGGATCAAATCATCGAACACACCATCGAGGAACAATCCCATCGCGCCCAGTACTGGGTCGATTGGGCCCATAAGGAAGGCGTGGAAGCGCAATTTATTATTGATAATTCATTCCGCGGCGTGGATGAACTGGTGATGGAAGCCATCGACAGCACCGAAGCAGATCTGGTGGTGATGGAAGCCCAAAGCGGCCCGATGAGCGCCGCCATCTTAGGCAGCTACACCCGCAATGTGGTCCGCAAGGCCCACTGCCCGGTGTACGTGCTGACCCGCCACTTCTATGACAAGAAAGAGGACCGCTTTATTGAGCCGTCCCCTTAG
- a CDS encoding response regulator transcription factor, whose protein sequence is MDGQNDLKHFANLGTKLGLCVKDQDKRVLYQNENSIRTCGDMLGQQCSKTCMTLYKKIEECSAISEGMKLFKATEIEGHKVDALIVNDGDKITTLLYPLDESEEKFQKQEAYFREKGLTKSEIRIMQMVLQGMTNANIAEKLFISKATLKTHLNNIYKKLPESMRPSQVRN, encoded by the coding sequence GTGGACGGCCAGAATGATTTAAAGCACTTTGCAAACCTGGGAACCAAGCTGGGTTTGTGCGTGAAGGATCAGGACAAGCGAGTTCTTTATCAGAATGAAAACAGCATTCGCACCTGTGGTGATATGCTGGGTCAGCAGTGCTCCAAGACGTGCATGACTCTGTATAAGAAGATCGAGGAATGCTCCGCCATTTCTGAAGGCATGAAGCTTTTCAAAGCCACTGAAATTGAAGGTCACAAGGTGGATGCGCTGATCGTGAACGACGGCGATAAGATCACCACTCTGCTTTATCCGCTGGATGAAAGCGAAGAAAAATTCCAGAAGCAGGAAGCCTACTTCCGTGAAAAGGGTCTGACCAAGAGTGAAATCCGCATTATGCAAATGGTGCTTCAGGGTATGACCAATGCAAACATCGCCGAGAAGCTTTTTATCTCCAAGGCGACGTTGAAAACTCATTTGAATAATATTTATAAGAAACTTCCAGAATCCATGCGCCCGTCCCAGGTGCGCAACTAA